Proteins co-encoded in one Christiangramia fulva genomic window:
- a CDS encoding transketolase — protein MPDINELQKFATQVRRDILRQVHKVNSGHPGGSLGCTEFFTALYKVVMDYKTDFDMDGIGEDLFFLSNGHISPVYYSVLARSGFFPVEELNTFRLINSRLQGHPTTHEGLPGIRIASGSLGQGMSVAFGAAQAKKLNNDDHLVFSLHGDGELQEGQNWEAIMYAAAKNIDNIIATVDHNGQQIDGSTETVLPMGDLKAKFLAFGWDVMEIKDGNDLQQVIDGLNEAKSRTGKGKPVCILMKTVMGHGVDFMMHTHAWHGKAPNDEQLEKALAQNPETLGDY, from the coding sequence ATGCCAGACATCAACGAATTACAGAAATTTGCAACCCAGGTAAGAAGGGATATTTTAAGGCAGGTACACAAGGTAAATTCGGGGCATCCCGGAGGATCTCTTGGCTGTACCGAATTCTTTACCGCTCTTTATAAAGTGGTAATGGATTACAAAACCGATTTTGATATGGATGGGATCGGTGAAGATCTTTTCTTCCTTTCCAACGGCCACATTTCTCCGGTTTACTACAGTGTTCTTGCCAGAAGCGGATTCTTCCCTGTGGAAGAATTGAATACTTTTCGCCTAATCAATTCCCGACTTCAGGGACATCCTACCACTCATGAAGGACTTCCGGGAATACGTATAGCATCAGGTTCTCTAGGCCAGGGAATGAGTGTTGCTTTTGGAGCTGCCCAGGCAAAAAAACTTAACAATGATGATCACCTTGTTTTCTCACTTCATGGGGACGGTGAACTTCAGGAAGGTCAAAACTGGGAAGCGATCATGTATGCCGCAGCCAAAAATATCGATAATATCATTGCTACTGTTGATCATAACGGACAGCAAATAGATGGAAGTACCGAGACTGTTCTTCCTATGGGCGACCTGAAAGCAAAATTTTTAGCTTTTGGCTGGGATGTGATGGAAATAAAAGATGGCAACGACCTCCAACAGGTAATTGATGGTCTTAATGAAGCTAAATCCCGAACTGGAAAAGGAAAACCGGTTTGTATTTTAATGAAAACGGTAATGGGTCATGGAGTAGATTTTATGATGCATACGCATGCATGGCACGGCAAGGCTCCCAATGACGAGCAACTGGAAAAGGCCCTGGCCCAAAACCCCGAAACCCTTGGTGATTATTAA
- a CDS encoding transketolase family protein has protein sequence MKEYKSTGNKDTRSGFGAGLTELGRKNPNVVALCADLVGSLKMQDFIDENPERFFQVGIAEANMMGMAAGLTIGGKIPFAGTFANFATGRVYDQIRQSIAYSGKNVKICASHSGVTLGEDGATHQILEDLGLMKMLPGMTVINTCDYNQTKAATLAIAEHEGPVYLRFGRPKVANFTPEDQKFEIGKAVQLYEGSDVTILATGHLVWEAIQAAVELNEKGISAEVIDIHTIKPLDEEAIINSVKKTGCVVTAEEHNFLGGLGESVARTLAENHPAPQEFVATQDTFGESGTPEQLMEKYGLNAAAIIKAAEKVLKRK, from the coding sequence ATGAAAGAATATAAAAGTACAGGAAATAAAGATACACGTTCAGGATTTGGTGCCGGGCTTACTGAACTGGGACGTAAAAACCCTAATGTGGTAGCCTTGTGTGCAGATCTCGTTGGATCTCTAAAAATGCAGGATTTTATTGACGAAAACCCGGAGCGTTTTTTCCAGGTAGGAATCGCTGAAGCCAATATGATGGGAATGGCTGCCGGACTAACAATAGGCGGAAAGATCCCTTTTGCCGGTACATTTGCCAATTTTGCGACCGGAAGGGTATATGATCAAATTAGACAAAGCATCGCCTATTCAGGGAAAAATGTGAAAATTTGTGCATCTCATTCTGGTGTCACTTTAGGAGAAGATGGGGCGACTCACCAGATCCTTGAAGATCTTGGCCTCATGAAAATGTTGCCGGGAATGACCGTTATCAATACCTGTGATTATAACCAGACAAAAGCGGCTACACTCGCCATTGCAGAGCATGAAGGTCCTGTTTACCTTCGCTTCGGAAGACCAAAAGTTGCCAATTTCACTCCTGAAGATCAAAAATTCGAGATAGGAAAAGCGGTTCAATTATACGAAGGAAGCGATGTAACTATTCTAGCTACCGGGCATTTGGTTTGGGAGGCCATCCAGGCGGCTGTTGAACTTAATGAAAAAGGGATCAGTGCCGAAGTGATCGATATTCATACCATTAAACCGCTTGATGAAGAGGCTATTATAAATTCAGTAAAGAAAACTGGTTGCGTGGTCACAGCTGAAGAACACAATTTCCTTGGCGGACTGGGAGAAAGCGTGGCGAGAACACTTGCTGAAAATCATCCGGCTCCTCAGGAATTCGTGGCAACCCAGGATACCTTTGGCGAAAGCGGAACTCCTGAGCAGCTTATGGAAAAATATGGTTTAAATGCTGCCGCCATTATCAAAGCTGCTGAAAAAGTTTTAAAAAGAAAATAA